The DNA window GCAGCCGGGCGCACCGCCGTGCATCGAGCCGCTGCGCCAGGACCACCGGTTCACCGCCGAAGAGTGGCAGCAACCGCCGTTCAACTTCTTCTACCAGTGGTTCCTGCTCAACCAGCAATGGTGGTGGAATGCGACCACGAACATCCGCGGCATGTCGCCGCATAATGAGCACGCGATGAACTTCCTGGCGCGACAGGTTCTTGACGTGATGTCGCCGTCGAACTTCGTGCCGACCAATCCCGAAGTCCTGAAAGCCAGTGTGTTCTCGGGCGGGCTCAACTTCATGCGCGGCTTCGTCAACCTCATTGAGGACATCGAAGGCACGATCGCCGGGCGCAAGCCGGCCGGTACCGAGGCCTATGTCGTCGGACGCGACGTGGCAGTGACGCCGGGACAGGTGGTGTTCCGCAACCGGCTGATTGAGCTCCTCCAATACACGCCGGCCACGCCGACGGTCTACGCCGAGCCGATCCTCATCGTGCCGGCACCGATCATGAAGTACTATATCCTGGACCTCTCGCCCGAGAATTCGATGGTGCGGTATCTGGTCGAGCAGGGCCATACGGTGTTCATGATCTCGTGGAAAAACCCCGGTCCGGAGGACCGCGACCTCTCCATGGACGACTATCGCCGACTCGGGGTCTACGCGGCGCTCGAGGCAATCGAAGCCATCGTGCCGGGGGTCAAGCCGCATGCGGTGGGCTACTGTCTGGGCGGCATCCTGCTCACGACCACGGCGGCGGCCATGGCCCGCGACGGCGAGGACCGCATCAGCACGATGACCCTGTTCACCACAGAGCTCGACTACACCGAGCCGGGCGAATTGACACCGTTCATCGACGAGAGTGAGGTCACCTACATCGAGGACATCATGTGGGACCAGGGCTACCTCGATGGCAAGCAGTTCTCGGGGGCCTTCCAGTTGCTGCGGTCGAACGACCTCATCTGGTCGAGGATGATGCGGGAGTATCTGCTGGGCGAGCGCCAGGGGATGAGCGATCTGATGGCGTGGAATGCCGATGTGACCCGTGCGCCGTACGAGATGCACTCGGAGGTGCTGCGCTCACTGTTTCTCGACAACGATCTCGCCCAAGGTCGCTACAAGGTCGACGGGCGTCCCGTGGTCATCAGCGACATCCACGTGCCGATCTTCGCCGTGGCCACGCGAGAGGATCACGTGGCGCCCTGGAAATCCGTCTACAAGCTGCACTTCCTGGCGGACACCGACGTCACCTTCCTGCTCGCGAATGGCGGTCACAATGCGGGGGTCGTGAGCGAACCGGGCCACCCGCGGCGCCACTATCAGGTGGCTACACGCCGGGAGGGCGAGCTTTACGTTGATGCCGAGACCTGGGTAGCACAGGTGCCCATCACCGAAGGCTCGTGGTGGCCGGAATGGGAACGCTGGCTCAACGCGCATTCCTCACGCGAAGGGGTGTCGCCGCCGGCGATGGGGGCGGCAGAGCAGGGATTTGCCCCCCTCGGACCGGCCCCCGGCTCCTACGTGTACCAGGAGTAACGCG is part of the Betaproteobacteria bacterium genome and encodes:
- a CDS encoding polyhydroxyalkanoic acid synthase, which gives rise to MPSEQRREMTDAITFPASGRTIDRFVHAVLGRITLGVSPAGLLIGYLDWLANLAMAPGRQAELAQKAWRKVARFAVWSSRAGWQPGAPPCIEPLRQDHRFTAEEWQQPPFNFFYQWFLLNQQWWWNATTNIRGMSPHNEHAMNFLARQVLDVMSPSNFVPTNPEVLKASVFSGGLNFMRGFVNLIEDIEGTIAGRKPAGTEAYVVGRDVAVTPGQVVFRNRLIELLQYTPATPTVYAEPILIVPAPIMKYYILDLSPENSMVRYLVEQGHTVFMISWKNPGPEDRDLSMDDYRRLGVYAALEAIEAIVPGVKPHAVGYCLGGILLTTTAAAMARDGEDRISTMTLFTTELDYTEPGELTPFIDESEVTYIEDIMWDQGYLDGKQFSGAFQLLRSNDLIWSRMMREYLLGERQGMSDLMAWNADVTRAPYEMHSEVLRSLFLDNDLAQGRYKVDGRPVVISDIHVPIFAVATREDHVAPWKSVYKLHFLADTDVTFLLANGGHNAGVVSEPGHPRRHYQVATRREGELYVDAETWVAQVPITEGSWWPEWERWLNAHSSREGVSPPAMGAAEQGFAPLGPAPGSYVYQE